GACTGGTTCCCTGCCGGCACAGGGCCGGAGATAGGAAAGACGGGCGCCAAGCCTGAAATCTGGAAGAACCCGAAGGATTTCGCCGCCAAGCTCGCGGCGTTCCAGAAGTCCGCCGCCGCGTTCAACGCCGCCGCATCGGGGGGGGACGTGAACGCGATCAAGGCGCGCTTCAGCGACCTCGGCCAGACCTGCAAGGCCTGCCACGACACCTATCGTTCGGACATGCACCACTGAGCGGGGAGCGACAGCCGGTTTGGGATCTTGCCGTCCGGCTCGTTCATTGGATTCTAGCCTCCCTGATCGCCTTCAGCTGGTGGTCGGCGGAATATCACCACACCGACTGGCATATCTGGTCGGGGTGCGCAGTGCTGACCTTGCTCATTTTTCGGCTGCTGTGGGGATTCGTTGGGAGCTCGACGGCGCGCTTTTCCAGCTTCGTCCGCGGTCCCCGCGCGATCGGCGCCTATCTGCGCGGTAGCTGGAGCGGGGTCGGCCATAGTCCGTTGGGCGCACTTAGTGTCATCGCCTTGTTCGGCGCGACGGCTGTCCAGGTGGCCCTAGGCCTCGTCACCGAGGACGAGGACGGTA
This portion of the Sphingomonas limnosediminicola genome encodes:
- a CDS encoding cytochrome b/b6 domain-containing protein, translating into MSGERQPVWDLAVRLVHWILASLIAFSWWSAEYHHTDWHIWSGCAVLTLLIFRLLWGFVGSSTARFSSFVRGPRAIGAYLRGSWSGVGHSPLGALSVIALFGATAVQVALGLVTEDEDGIYAGPLSRLVSTDTSDAAREIHELWFNVLLGLIILHVAAILIHRVRGKSLIGPMVTGKAAVDPTVRPMKPGKWWVALICLAIGIGITRWIIAGAPPFGS